In Panicum virgatum strain AP13 chromosome 4N, P.virgatum_v5, whole genome shotgun sequence, a single window of DNA contains:
- the LOC120671170 gene encoding early nodulin-93-like — translation MSTVSRASLDQKLALAKRCSREATLAGAKAAAVATIASAIPTLASVRMLPWAKANINPTGQALIISTVAGMAYFIAADKKILSLARRHSFEEAPDHLKNTSYQGAGRPHPAFFRP, via the exons ATGTCGACTGTGAGCCGTGCGTCCCTTGACCAGAAGCTCGCCCTCGCCAAGCGCTGCTCGCGAG AAGCGACCCTTGCAGGAGCTAAGGCGGCAGCCGTGGCCACCATCGCCTCCGCCATCCCAACG CTGGCGAGCGTGCGGATGCTGCCGTGGGCTAAGGCCAACATCAACCCCACCGGCCAGGCCCTCATCATCTCCACAG TTGCTGGGATGGCATACTTCATCGCCGCTGACAAGAAGATTCTGTCACTGGCGAGAAGGCACTCGTTCGAGGAAGCTCCCGACCACCTCAAGAACACCTCCTACCAGGGTGCCGGCCGCCCACACCCGGCTTTCTTCAGGCCATGA
- the LOC120671171 gene encoding early nodulin-93-like, with protein MSTVSRASLEQKLALAKRCSREATLAGAKAAAVATIASAIPTIASVRMLPWAKANINPTGQALIISTVAGMAYFIAADKKILSLARRHSYEDAPEHLKNTSFQGAGRPHPAFFRP; from the exons ATGTCGACGGTGAGCCGTGCATCCCTCGAGCAGAAGCTTGCCCTCGCCAAGCGATGCTCGCGAG AGGCCACCCTCGCAGGGGCTAAGGCTGCAGCTGTAGCCACCATCGCCTCTGCAATTCCCACG ATTGCGAGCGTGCGGATGCTGCCATGGGCGAAGGCCAACATCAACCCCACCGGCCAGGCACTCATCATCTCCACAG TCGCCGGGATGGCCTACTTCATCGCGGCCGACAAGAAGATCCTGTCGCTGGCGAGGCGCCACTCGTACGAGGACGCGCCCGAGCACCTCAAGAACACCTCCTTCCAGGGCGCCGGCAGGCCGCACCCTGCTTTCTTCAGGCCATGA
- the LOC120671172 gene encoding early nodulin-93-like translates to MSTVTRAYLDQRLAMAKRCSREATLAGAKAAAVATVASAVPTLASVRMLPWAKANLNPTGQALIICTAAGMAYFVAADKKILSLARRHSFEQAPEHLRNTSYQGAARPHPAFFRP, encoded by the exons ATGTCGACGGTGA CCCGTGCCTACCTGGACCAGAGGCTCGCCATGGCCAAGCGCTGCTCCAGAG AGGCGACGCTCGCCGGAGCCAAGGCGGCGGCCGTCGCCACCGTCGCATCTGCAGTCCCAACG CTGGCTAGCGTGCGGATGCTGCCGTGGGCCAAGGCGAACCTGAACCCGACGGGCCAGGCGCTCATCATCTGCACGGCGGCCGGGATGGCCTACTTCGTCGCCGCCGACAAGAAGATCCTCTCGCTGGCGCGCCGCCACTCGTTCGAGCAGGCGCCCGAACACCTCAGGAACACCTCCTACCagggcgccgcccgcccgcaccCGGCCTTCTTCAGGCCTTGA